Proteins encoded within one genomic window of Gemmatimonadaceae bacterium:
- a CDS encoding Ig-like domain-containing protein, whose amino-acid sequence MRGLILAAWCLAACASPGTPPGGPVDEDPPAILRIRPDSNAVNVRPGGLDIAFDEVISERPQGAPSLAELFLISPSRGRNQIEWHRNRVEVRPRGGFKPNTTYRVTMLPGLTDLDGNVDSSGMTFVFSTGPALATGVISGRVFDWMEERPARGATVEAIVLPDSSRYLAVADSLGHYELHNLAPGTYVLRGIIDQNRNRDLDPREPFDTMSVTLSDSLVRPLHAILRDTIGPALERVEIVDSLQLRLRFDRALDTALVVTPSLFTIKLRDSSVVPIRSAIGGRAYKRQQDDSARSKAVQDSIRAANDTSRRVDSARVRQQAAAAAAARAAAARAAAAARARGLPVPDTTPPPKPSVRIPDNEVIVTLEAPMPPNTAFRVRAEGMRSIVGRSRSTERQQVTPRAAPVDTTRARRDTTGAPGRGRA is encoded by the coding sequence GTGCGGGGCCTGATCCTCGCCGCGTGGTGCCTGGCGGCGTGTGCCTCGCCGGGCACGCCGCCCGGTGGCCCCGTAGACGAAGATCCGCCGGCGATCCTGCGTATCCGACCCGACAGCAATGCGGTCAACGTACGGCCGGGTGGCCTCGACATCGCCTTCGATGAGGTCATCAGCGAACGGCCACAGGGTGCACCGTCCCTTGCCGAGTTGTTCCTGATCTCGCCGAGCCGCGGCCGCAACCAGATCGAGTGGCATCGGAACCGCGTCGAAGTTCGACCGCGAGGTGGCTTCAAGCCAAACACCACGTATCGCGTCACCATGTTGCCGGGGCTCACGGACCTCGACGGCAACGTGGACTCGTCAGGCATGACGTTCGTGTTCTCCACCGGACCTGCCCTGGCAACCGGGGTCATTTCCGGGCGCGTCTTCGACTGGATGGAGGAGCGGCCGGCGCGCGGCGCGACGGTCGAGGCGATCGTGCTGCCTGACTCCTCACGCTACCTCGCGGTGGCCGATTCGCTTGGCCACTACGAACTGCACAACCTCGCACCGGGCACCTACGTCCTGCGGGGCATCATCGACCAGAACCGCAACCGCGACCTCGATCCGCGCGAGCCGTTCGACACGATGTCGGTCACGCTCAGCGATTCGCTCGTCCGCCCGCTGCATGCCATCCTTCGCGACACGATCGGCCCGGCGCTCGAGCGTGTCGAGATCGTGGATTCGCTGCAATTGCGGCTGCGATTCGATCGCGCACTGGACACGGCGCTCGTGGTGACGCCCTCCCTCTTCACGATCAAGCTGCGCGACTCGAGCGTCGTCCCGATCCGCTCGGCCATCGGCGGACGGGCGTACAAGCGGCAGCAGGACGACTCCGCCCGGTCCAAAGCCGTGCAGGATTCGATTCGCGCGGCCAACGATACGTCGCGGCGCGTCGACTCGGCGCGCGTGCGCCAACAGGCGGCGGCCGCCGCGGCGGCCCGTGCCGCTGCTGCGCGCGCGGCGGCCGCGGCGAGAGCGCGCGGCCTCCCCGTACCCGACACGACGCCGCCCCCAAAGCCCAGCGTGCGCATTCCGGACAACGAGGTAATCGTCACGCTTGAAGCGCCGATGCCACCGAACACCGCCTTCCGGGTGCGCGCCGAGGGCATGCGGTCCATTGTGGGTCGCAGCCGCAGCACCGAGCGTCAGCAAGTGACGCCGCGCGCTGCCCCCGTCGATACGACCAGGGCGCGCCGTGACACGACGGGCGCCCCGGGGCGAGGCCGCGCGTGA
- a CDS encoding valine--tRNA ligase yields the protein MESTRDIQELPAQFDPGEVEPELYGRWEDAGVFRASADRSQRNGGERPPYVIVIPPPNVTAVLHMGHGLNNTVQDVVIRWRRMCGDEALWIPGTDHAGIATQNVVEKLLAKEGKTRFDIGREAFIARTTSFVEETGGTILQQLRAIGASADWSRTAYTLSPQLSRAVREAFVRLYEKGLIYRGHRVIHWCPRCLTSLSDEEAEHHETTGKLYHVRYPLTPANATEAPRSITVATTRPETMLGDVAVAVHPDDERYRDLIGRTVRLPISNIEIPVIADTYTDPAFGSGAVKITPAHDANDFEVGQRHGLPMPIVMAPTGIMQEMQDAAGRVPADLAGLDRMDARAEIVRRLEALGHLVKVEPHQHSIRQCYRCDTVVEPRLSEQWFVRMKPLAEPALRAVRERSVRILPERWEAVYVNWLEGIRDWNISRQLWWGHRIPVWYCDACGKVTASQVDVTTCPSCSGPVRQDEDVLDTWFSSGLWPFSTLGWPDDTADLKAFYPTDLLVTAPEILFFWVARMIMTGYAFMGEAPFHTVYLHGTVRDTNHVKMSKSLGNGIDPLDVVSQFGADALRYTVIAGMGLGADTILDPRDLDRSFAPGRNFVTKLWNIGRFLLTNVGTSAVDTIDDIGAEHLTSADTWILGRLDAAIAACNNALGPARPDGHAWTEGERYAGLRLNEYTEAARGFVWSELADWYLEAVKARLGTPGDDREVARAVLVYCFDAALRLLHPIVPFVTEALWQRLPIPGRAVDAFVATSAWPMPRPVPGDSAAFDVIRQAVSAIRQVRSDYSITPGKSIAGAVRPSSAAARAVLAAELGTIERLSRCALSLVDTTPDGAAAHQVLTDGTEIVLPLAGMIDVEKECARLSAEVENLDKQLAGLRSRLANENFVSRAKPEVVEGERVREREWTARREQLAARIASLCGA from the coding sequence ATGGAGAGCACCCGCGACATTCAGGAACTGCCCGCTCAATTCGACCCCGGCGAGGTTGAACCCGAACTGTACGGCCGCTGGGAGGACGCCGGCGTCTTTCGGGCGTCGGCCGACCGCTCCCAGCGGAACGGCGGCGAGCGCCCGCCCTACGTGATTGTGATCCCTCCGCCCAACGTGACGGCCGTCCTGCACATGGGGCACGGGCTGAACAACACGGTCCAGGACGTGGTGATCCGGTGGCGTCGCATGTGTGGCGACGAAGCGCTGTGGATCCCGGGAACGGACCATGCGGGCATCGCGACACAGAACGTCGTGGAAAAACTTCTGGCGAAGGAGGGCAAGACCCGCTTCGACATCGGGCGCGAGGCCTTCATCGCGCGCACGACCAGCTTTGTCGAGGAGACCGGGGGGACGATTCTCCAGCAGCTGCGTGCGATCGGCGCCTCGGCCGACTGGTCCCGCACCGCGTACACGCTCTCGCCGCAGCTCTCGCGTGCCGTGCGTGAGGCGTTCGTGCGCCTCTATGAGAAGGGGCTGATCTATCGCGGACATCGCGTCATCCACTGGTGCCCTCGCTGCCTCACGTCGCTCTCCGACGAGGAAGCCGAGCATCACGAGACCACCGGAAAGCTCTACCATGTGCGCTACCCGCTGACGCCCGCCAACGCGACGGAGGCGCCGCGCTCGATCACGGTGGCGACCACCCGTCCTGAAACGATGCTGGGCGACGTGGCCGTGGCCGTGCACCCGGACGATGAGCGTTACCGCGACCTCATCGGGCGCACCGTGCGATTGCCGATCTCGAACATCGAGATCCCGGTGATCGCCGACACCTACACGGACCCGGCCTTCGGCTCCGGGGCGGTGAAGATCACGCCGGCGCACGACGCCAACGACTTCGAGGTCGGCCAGCGCCACGGCCTGCCGATGCCGATCGTGATGGCGCCGACCGGGATCATGCAGGAGATGCAGGACGCGGCGGGTCGCGTGCCGGCCGATCTCGCCGGCCTGGATCGCATGGACGCGCGCGCCGAGATCGTGCGGCGCCTCGAGGCGCTCGGACATCTCGTGAAGGTCGAACCGCACCAGCACTCCATCCGTCAGTGCTACCGCTGCGACACGGTCGTCGAGCCGCGTCTCTCGGAGCAGTGGTTCGTGCGCATGAAGCCCCTCGCCGAACCGGCGTTGCGCGCGGTGCGCGAGCGGAGCGTCCGCATCCTGCCCGAGCGATGGGAAGCGGTCTACGTGAACTGGCTCGAGGGCATTCGCGACTGGAACATCTCCCGCCAGCTGTGGTGGGGGCATCGCATCCCGGTGTGGTACTGTGATGCGTGCGGCAAGGTCACGGCCAGCCAGGTCGACGTGACGACGTGCCCGTCGTGCTCGGGTCCGGTGCGGCAGGACGAGGACGTGCTCGACACCTGGTTCTCGTCAGGCCTCTGGCCTTTCTCCACGTTAGGCTGGCCGGACGACACCGCGGACCTCAAGGCGTTCTACCCCACGGACCTGCTGGTGACGGCGCCGGAGATCCTGTTCTTCTGGGTGGCGCGGATGATCATGACGGGGTACGCCTTCATGGGCGAGGCGCCGTTCCACACAGTGTACCTGCATGGCACCGTGCGCGACACGAATCACGTCAAGATGTCGAAGTCGCTGGGCAACGGCATCGATCCGCTGGACGTGGTCTCGCAGTTCGGGGCCGACGCGCTGCGCTACACGGTCATTGCCGGCATGGGGCTTGGCGCGGACACGATCCTCGACCCGCGCGACCTCGACCGCTCGTTTGCGCCCGGCCGGAACTTCGTCACCAAGCTATGGAACATCGGGCGGTTCCTGCTGACGAACGTGGGCACGTCGGCGGTGGACACGATCGATGACATCGGCGCCGAGCACCTGACGAGCGCCGATACCTGGATCCTCGGCCGGCTGGACGCCGCGATAGCCGCCTGCAACAACGCGTTGGGGCCCGCGCGCCCGGACGGACATGCGTGGACGGAAGGCGAACGCTACGCCGGACTCCGTCTGAACGAATACACGGAGGCGGCCCGTGGCTTTGTGTGGAGCGAACTCGCCGACTGGTACCTCGAGGCGGTGAAGGCGCGTCTCGGCACGCCGGGCGATGACCGCGAGGTCGCGCGCGCGGTGCTCGTATACTGCTTCGACGCCGCGCTCAGGCTCCTGCACCCCATCGTCCCCTTCGTGACCGAGGCGCTCTGGCAGCGACTCCCAATCCCTGGTCGCGCGGTGGACGCGTTCGTCGCCACGTCCGCGTGGCCCATGCCGCGCCCGGTGCCTGGCGACTCCGCTGCCTTCGACGTGATCCGACAGGCCGTCAGTGCGATCCGGCAGGTTCGATCCGATTACAGCATCACGCCCGGCAAGAGCATCGCCGGCGCTGTCCGACCCTCGAGCGCTGCCGCGCGCGCCGTGCTCGCGGCCGAACTCGGCACCATCGAGCGCCTGTCCCGCTGCGCCCTGTCGCTGGTCGATACCACGCCGGATGGCGCGGCCGCTCACCAGGTGCTCACTGACGGGACGGAGATCGTCCTGCCGCTCGCCGGCATGATCGATGTGGAGAAGGAATGCGCGCGACTCAGCGCCGAAGTGGAGAACCTCGACAAGCAACTGGCGGGACTTCGGTCGCGGCTGGCAAACGAGAACTTCGTTTCGCGGGCCAAGCCGGAAGTGGTGGAAGGCGAACGCGTCCGCGAACGCGAATGGACGGCGCGCCGCGAACAGCTGGCCGCCCGGATCGCCTCGCTGTGCGGGGCCTGA
- the selA gene encoding L-seryl-tRNA(Sec) selenium transferase: MTEPSRRDLPAVGTLLGHPDVRPLLTRAPRSAVTAAIRGVIDDVRRGAVTPPRTEHEWSERVAEALERGERPSLRRVLNGTGVVLHTNLGRAPLSRAAIEAISATAAGASNLEYDLASGSRGSRDVHAVQLLRELTGAEDALVTNNCAAALVLALRTIAAGREAIISRGELIEIGGSFRVPDIMAESGARLREVGTTNRTHLDDYRRAIGGETGVIVKVHRSNFAQQGYVADATLRDLAPVAREAGVPLLHDFGSGLMADLSAFGLGGEPQARDAIRDGADLVVMSGDKLLGGPQVGIVLGRADLVSRCRRHPLARALRVDKLRLAALEATLRPYREPSTVHEAIPVLTMLTAPVASIRARAMTMASELRDAGLPAAVVDSEATVGGGAFPTARIASSAVALAGGADALDDRLRRAPLPLVGRIADGRLLIDLRSLGPDEDALATGAIVTAQR, translated from the coding sequence GTGACCGAGCCCTCACGCCGCGACCTTCCGGCGGTTGGGACGCTCCTCGGGCATCCCGACGTGCGACCGCTGCTCACTCGCGCGCCACGCTCGGCCGTGACCGCGGCGATCCGAGGTGTGATCGACGACGTGCGGCGCGGCGCCGTGACGCCTCCACGCACGGAGCATGAATGGAGTGAGCGCGTGGCCGAGGCGCTGGAGCGTGGCGAGCGCCCGTCGCTCCGACGCGTGCTCAACGGCACGGGCGTCGTGCTGCACACCAACCTCGGACGCGCGCCGCTGTCGCGGGCCGCGATCGAGGCCATCAGCGCCACCGCGGCCGGCGCGTCCAACCTGGAGTACGACCTCGCGTCCGGTTCGCGAGGATCCCGCGACGTGCATGCGGTGCAGCTGCTGCGCGAGCTGACCGGAGCAGAGGATGCGCTGGTAACGAACAACTGCGCGGCGGCGCTGGTCCTCGCGCTCCGCACCATCGCTGCGGGCCGCGAGGCCATCATCTCGCGCGGAGAACTCATCGAGATCGGGGGCAGCTTCCGCGTCCCCGACATCATGGCCGAGAGCGGAGCCAGACTGCGCGAGGTGGGGACGACCAACCGCACGCACCTCGACGACTACCGGCGCGCCATTGGCGGCGAGACGGGCGTGATCGTCAAGGTGCATCGCTCAAACTTTGCGCAGCAGGGGTACGTGGCCGACGCGACACTGCGCGATCTCGCGCCGGTCGCCCGCGAGGCCGGCGTGCCGCTGCTGCACGACTTTGGCTCCGGATTGATGGCCGACCTGTCCGCCTTTGGGCTGGGCGGCGAGCCACAGGCGCGCGACGCGATCCGCGACGGCGCCGACCTCGTGGTCATGAGCGGCGACAAGCTGCTCGGCGGCCCGCAGGTCGGGATCGTGCTCGGCCGGGCGGATCTCGTGAGCCGCTGCCGTCGCCATCCTCTCGCGCGTGCGCTCCGCGTGGACAAACTGCGCCTGGCTGCCCTGGAGGCAACGCTACGGCCGTATCGGGAGCCGTCGACCGTTCACGAGGCGATCCCCGTGCTGACCATGCTCACTGCGCCCGTCGCGTCGATCCGGGCCCGGGCGATGACGATGGCGAGTGAGCTGCGGGACGCCGGGCTGCCGGCCGCCGTCGTGGACAGCGAAGCCACGGTGGGAGGCGGTGCGTTTCCGACCGCCCGAATCGCGTCGAGTGCGGTCGCGCTCGCCGGTGGCGCCGACGCGCTGGATGATCGCCTGCGCCGCGCGCCGCTCCCGCT